A stretch of the Pseudomonadota bacterium genome encodes the following:
- a CDS encoding sulfotransferase: MEQLLPEQARARLLDAVQHEQAGRLDDAEQILKTLLEIDPSEVRCLCLMGRVQRRLQKYAEAARYLNAAQAMAPSAPPVSYELARLATDQGDLKAAIGYLKHLTQLKPMVGDNWFDLGYVLEMAGRWSQAIDAFRRAIQLGDSNNEETYTHLGSVLAQDGQEAAARENYQKALELNPEHASAMYGLGIVITAFGEFEEASQWFRRAARRDPNLVEVYQQLAAVRRFESVDDPDIVLMTELLAAPERDDLSREKLHFALGKTFDDCGEHDRAFEHISAANRLKRDRKGGFDIESHRDLVGRIITTFDQEFFAGFGPRGSQSKQPVFIVGMPRSGTSLIEQILASHPRVNGAGELRFIEQASRTRVALYPDLVSTLDAPALEAVAEDYLKNLRERGGNIRHITDKYPANFLHIGFIRLLFPKAKIIHCRRNAIDICLSIYFQDFATANFYANRLEDIGSYYQCYQRIMDHWMEQGSELLLTVDYEELTSDLEGQVRIMIEWLDLEWDPACLDYTSNRRAVSTLSRWQVRQPVYQSSVERWRRYENHLGVLLELFPNQN, encoded by the coding sequence ATGGAGCAGTTATTGCCTGAGCAGGCCCGCGCCCGGTTACTGGATGCCGTTCAGCATGAACAGGCCGGCCGTCTCGACGATGCGGAACAGATTTTGAAGACCCTGCTGGAAATCGATCCCAGCGAGGTGCGTTGTCTTTGCCTAATGGGCCGTGTTCAGCGTCGGTTGCAAAAGTACGCTGAAGCGGCCCGTTATCTGAACGCTGCACAGGCGATGGCGCCATCGGCCCCGCCGGTAAGCTATGAACTGGCCAGGCTGGCGACCGACCAGGGTGACCTGAAGGCAGCGATCGGTTATCTGAAGCACCTGACGCAGCTAAAGCCGATGGTTGGCGACAATTGGTTTGACCTGGGTTATGTGCTGGAGATGGCCGGCAGATGGAGCCAGGCGATCGATGCGTTCCGCCGGGCCATCCAGTTAGGGGACTCCAATAACGAAGAAACCTATACGCACCTCGGTTCGGTCCTGGCGCAGGACGGCCAGGAAGCGGCAGCCAGGGAAAACTACCAGAAAGCGCTGGAACTGAATCCTGAGCATGCGTCGGCCATGTATGGTCTGGGTATTGTGATCACGGCATTTGGCGAATTCGAGGAAGCCAGCCAGTGGTTTCGGCGGGCAGCGCGCCGAGACCCGAACCTGGTCGAGGTCTATCAGCAACTCGCCGCGGTTCGCCGTTTCGAATCGGTGGACGATCCGGACATCGTGTTGATGACGGAGCTACTGGCCGCGCCGGAGCGCGATGATCTCAGCCGCGAAAAATTGCATTTCGCACTTGGCAAAACCTTCGATGACTGCGGAGAGCATGATCGGGCTTTCGAACATATCAGCGCAGCGAACAGGCTGAAACGGGATCGCAAGGGCGGGTTCGATATCGAAAGCCACCGGGACCTGGTCGGCAGGATTATTACGACCTTTGACCAGGAGTTCTTTGCAGGATTTGGCCCGCGCGGCAGTCAATCGAAGCAACCTGTGTTTATCGTTGGCATGCCCAGGTCGGGCACCTCACTGATCGAGCAAATTCTGGCCAGTCATCCCAGGGTGAATGGCGCCGGCGAGTTGCGTTTCATCGAGCAGGCGAGCCGAACCCGGGTCGCTTTGTACCCCGATCTGGTATCCACGCTCGACGCACCGGCCCTGGAGGCCGTCGCCGAGGATTACTTGAAGAACCTGAGAGAGCGTGGCGGTAATATCCGGCATATCACCGACAAATACCCCGCCAATTTCCTGCACATCGGGTTCATCCGGCTACTGTTTCCAAAAGCAAAAATCATCCACTGTCGCCGGAATGCGATAGACATTTGTTTGTCGATATATTTCCAGGATTTTGCGACTGCTAATTTCTATGCCAATCGGCTTGAGGATATCGGTAGTTATTATCAGTGTTATCAACGCATTATGGATCACTGGATGGAACAGGGCAGCGAGCTGTTGCTGACGGTCGACTACGAAGAACTGACGTCGGATCTGGAAGGCCAGGTGCGCATTATGATCGAGTGGCTGGACCTAGAATGGGACCCTGCTTGTCTGGATTACACGAGTAACCGGCGGGCGGTATCGACCTTGAGTCGC
- a CDS encoding sulfotransferase yields the protein WHHAQAGFSLAQILDELGDYPEAFEAATRANQIRGGRFDSGAHTRWVDRVIENATTTAGEGAETDRRPVFIIGMPRSGTSLLEQIVSGHSALYAAGELPLIGDIASRTTAWLNGGSDAGELAGLGRTYLGSLPAEAGDASFVSDKMPLNFLYLGLIATILPGARVIHCLRDPRDVAVSCYFQDFVDPALAFSFDLRQTANYYRDYWRLMAHWRERLARPILEVHYENLVGDIEKQTRRVLDFLDLPMEQACLSFHERKREVKTASHAQVRRPLYQDSVGRYRNYQGQIKRLFCDPLADIIEQYQASLEGRD from the coding sequence TGGCACCACGCGCAGGCCGGTTTCAGCCTGGCGCAAATACTGGACGAGTTGGGCGATTATCCGGAGGCATTCGAGGCCGCAACCCGGGCAAACCAGATTCGCGGCGGACGATTTGATTCCGGTGCGCATACGCGTTGGGTGGATCGCGTAATCGAAAACGCCACGACGACCGCCGGCGAGGGCGCCGAAACCGACCGCAGACCGGTGTTTATAATCGGTATGCCACGATCCGGGACCAGCCTGCTCGAGCAGATAGTGTCCGGGCACAGTGCGCTATACGCGGCCGGAGAATTACCTTTAATTGGCGATATCGCCTCGCGCACGACAGCCTGGCTCAACGGCGGCAGCGATGCAGGGGAGTTGGCCGGTCTGGGCAGAACATACCTGGGATCGCTGCCGGCAGAAGCAGGGGACGCATCGTTCGTTAGCGACAAAATGCCGCTCAATTTTCTTTACCTGGGGTTGATCGCGACGATCCTTCCGGGCGCCAGGGTCATTCATTGCCTGCGCGATCCGCGGGATGTGGCGGTGTCGTGTTACTTTCAGGATTTTGTCGATCCGGCGCTTGCTTTCAGTTTTGATCTGCGGCAGACGGCCAACTATTACCGGGATTACTGGCGCCTGATGGCGCACTGGCGGGAACGACTCGCCCGGCCGATCCTCGAAGTCCATTACGAAAACCTGGTTGGCGACATCGAGAAGCAGACACGGCGGGTTCTCGATTTTCTGGACCTGCCGATGGAGCAGGCCTGTCTGTCTTTCCATGAACGCAAACGAGAGGTGAAAACGGCCAGCCATGCCCAGGTCAGGCGTCCTCTGTACCAGGACTCGGTGGGCCGTTACCGAAATTACCAGGGGCAGATAAAGAGGCTCTTTTGCGACCCCCTCGCAGACATTATCGAGCAATACCAGGCGAGTCTCGAAGGGCGGGATTAG